One Acidobacteriota bacterium DNA window includes the following coding sequences:
- a CDS encoding TrbC/VIRB2 family protein: MLYRTVLALNHSVRCAVTLALAAAMAPGAHAAGSGMPWEGPLDQILQSIEGPVARIVAVIIITLTGLTLAFGETSGGFRKLIQIVFGLSIAFAATSFFLTFLPSAAARSLP; encoded by the coding sequence TGCCCTCAATCACAGCGTCCGGTGCGCGGTCACACTGGCGCTCGCCGCCGCGATGGCGCCGGGCGCCCACGCCGCCGGGTCCGGCATGCCCTGGGAAGGCCCGCTCGACCAGATCCTGCAATCGATCGAAGGGCCGGTCGCGCGTATCGTTGCCGTGATCATCATTACACTGACGGGCCTGACGCTGGCCTTCGGCGAGACATCCGGCGGTTTCCGCAAGCTGATCCAGATTGTCTTCGGACTTTCGATCGCGTTTGCCGCCACGTCCTTCTTCCTGACGTTTTTGCCTTCGGCGGCGGCGCGCTCCCTGCCATGA